CGAACTTGCGACCTCCTGGTCCCAAACCAGGCGCGATAACCGGGCTACGCTACACCCCGAAAAATATGAATCAATAATATAAGAACATTATCTTCAGCGGAGAGGGCGGGATTCGAACCCGCGGTACGCTTTTGGCGTACGGCAGTTTAGCAAACTACTGGTATCGGCCACTCACCCACCTCTCCATTTAGGGGAGGCAAAGGTAGAAAAAGATTCGAATTAGGCCAATTTCAATAAGTTAAAATCAGTTGAAGATTAACTATTCGACAACAAAGCGGTCATTTTTATAGCCGTCACGGCCGCTTCATCACCTTTGTTTCCATACTTTCCTCCGCTGCGTTCCTTAGCCTGATTAATGTTATTGGTAGTAAGCACTCCAAAAATAACCGGTTTGTTATATTTTATGTTGAGGTTGGTGATGCCTGTCGCAACAGCCTGGCAAATAAAATCGAAGTGAGGGGTTTCTCCCCGGATAACACATCCCAGGCAAATAATGGCATCAATATTTTTTTTAGCAGCTAAATGTTGAGCCCCTAAGGTCAATTCAAAACTGCCGGGGACTGTTAACAAAGTGATATTTTTCTTTTTCGCTCCGTATTTCAGAAGTGTTTTGTATGCTCCAAGGTAAAGAGCATTGGTAATACCTGAATTCCATTCGGAAACGATAATACCAAACCGCATTGATCTGGCATTGGGAATGTTAGTGTTACCTGTAAAGTCGGAGAGATTTTTTTGTGATGAGGACATTTTGTGGTGGCTAACCGTTCTTGGTTGTCAGTTGTCTGTTATTTTTCAATTATTCGCTACCAAACAACCAGCAACTGACAACAAATAACATCATTCTCCCGCCAATGCCTTCGCACGGGCAATAAATTTCTCAATATCCTTTGCTTCCGAAGATTTTTCAAAATCAGTTTTGATGCGTTCATAAACCTTAACCGCATCTTTATACTTATTCAGGCTTTCGTAGGCCAAGCCCGCTTTTTTAAGGTAAATGGGACTGGTGAATTTATTTTTACTTTGTTCCGCGGCTTTCAGGTAAAATGAAATGCCCTCTTCCACCTTATTTAATTCAACATAGCAATCGCCTATAGCTCCTGTAGCAACAGGGGCAACCATCTGATCATTCGAGTCGAACTCTTTTAAATGTTCAATGGCTTTTTCGTATTCGCCCTTTTTTAGATAACCAACACCCAGGTAATATTCGGCCAGGTTGCCGGAAGGTGTAACCCCGTATTGATCAACAATACCGGCAAGTCCAATGGATTGGCCATCTCCATTAATAGCCTGATTCAATGAATCTTTTTCAAAATAGGTCTCGGCCATAAAAAGTTCTTTTTGAGCTTCTTTTTCCTGCCCGGCAACATACCAGTACTTCCAGGCGATATAAATCCCCA
This genomic stretch from Bacteroidota bacterium harbors:
- a CDS encoding 6,7-dimethyl-8-ribityllumazine synthase; the encoded protein is MSSSQKNLSDFTGNTNIPNARSMRFGIIVSEWNSGITNALYLGAYKTLLKYGAKKKNITLLTVPGSFELTLGAQHLAAKKNIDAIICLGCVIRGETPHFDFICQAVATGITNLNIKYNKPVIFGVLTTNNINQAKERSGGKYGNKGDEAAVTAIKMTALLSNS
- a CDS encoding tetratricopeptide repeat protein, producing MAEETKDEPIIDVQEAYSKTEQYIEENKQSLSIIIGVIVALVGIYIAWKYWYVAGQEKEAQKELFMAETYFEKDSLNQAINGDGQSIGLAGIVDQYGVTPSGNLAEYYLGVGYLKKGEYEKAIEHLKEFDSNDQMVAPVATGAIGDCYVELNKVEEGISFYLKAAEQSKNKFTSPIYLKKAGLAYESLNKYKDAVKVYERIKTDFEKSSEAKDIEKFIARAKALAGE